A single genomic interval of Halobacillus halophilus DSM 2266 harbors:
- a CDS encoding nitrilase-related carbon-nitrogen hydrolase, which yields MSDKVQIGLIQASHDVDGNEPVEVHKQTSIEKHIKLVREAAEKGAQIICLQEIFYGPYFCSEQNSKWYDAAEEIPNGPTTVQFQELAKELGVVIVLPIYEREGIATYYNTAAVIDADGSYLGKYRKHHIPQVGVGDKGYGFWEKYYFKPGNLGYPVFDTAFAKVGVYICYDRHFPEGARVLGLNGAEVVFNPSATVAGLSEYLWKLEQPAHAVANGYYLGAINRVGYEGPWNMGEFYGQSYLVNPRGEFVATGSRDQDEVIIGEMNKKFIREVRDTWQFYRDRRPETYEKMGQLLP from the coding sequence GTGTCCGATAAAGTCCAGATTGGGTTAATACAAGCTTCTCACGATGTAGATGGAAATGAACCGGTCGAAGTTCACAAACAGACATCGATCGAAAAACATATTAAACTGGTTCGGGAAGCGGCAGAAAAAGGAGCGCAAATCATTTGCCTGCAGGAAATTTTCTATGGTCCTTATTTCTGCTCGGAACAAAACTCAAAGTGGTACGATGCAGCAGAAGAAATTCCAAATGGTCCGACAACGGTTCAATTTCAGGAGCTTGCCAAAGAACTTGGAGTTGTTATTGTTCTTCCAATCTATGAAAGAGAAGGGATTGCAACGTACTATAATACAGCGGCTGTCATCGATGCGGATGGATCGTATCTAGGTAAATACCGCAAACATCACATTCCTCAGGTGGGTGTAGGGGACAAGGGATATGGATTCTGGGAGAAGTATTACTTCAAGCCTGGAAACCTGGGATATCCCGTGTTCGATACTGCTTTTGCTAAGGTCGGCGTTTATATCTGCTATGATCGTCATTTTCCTGAAGGGGCACGCGTGCTTGGCTTAAACGGGGCGGAGGTCGTTTTCAATCCGTCAGCTACTGTAGCTGGTCTGTCCGAATATTTATGGAAGCTTGAGCAGCCGGCTCATGCGGTAGCAAATGGCTATTATTTAGGAGCTATTAACCGTGTCGGTTATGAAGGTCCGTGGAATATGGGTGAATTTTATGGTCAGTCCTACCTTGTGAATCCGAGAGGAGAGTTTGTCGCTACCGGCAGCCGTGATCAGGATGAAGTCATCATTGGTGAAATGAATAAGAAGTTTATTCGGGAAGTCCGAGATACGTGGCAGTTTTACCGGGATCGTCGTCCAGAGACTTACGAGAAGATGGGTCAGCTTCTGCCGTAA